A stretch of the Theileria equi strain WA chromosome 1, complete sequence genome encodes the following:
- a CDS encoding hypothetical protein (encoded by transcript BEWA_021420A) translates to MTEKGTENNNELLKDNDIPPDATKASNSGNKAAKDAEKYRGERTSLHDTLKSTSNRPITSRSTSSSSSGAQTSSAQNSQSRKELAQQKEATRLLREITSDPEIMDQALSAAVNPNVARELARQADTAWRNIEALPGGFRALCRMHHNIQKPLWQAVIGQDAPNKPKTGNNSNNGIPINEPLDAQPLPNPWRSDFNAPASNSSRFGSLGFNPFGPTSSLFSTGSGQTAGTLGSTSIASPFSFNTNSFQSASQIAESSASKYSKEIAEMAEMGLTDRDKCLTALEAAEGDLFQAIGIIQSLDELDNEENNEK, encoded by the coding sequence ATGACGGAGAAAGGGACCGAAAATAACAATGAACTTTTAAAGGACAATGATATACCTCCAGACGCCACAAAGGCGTCCAATTCTGGAAACAAAGCTGCTAAAGACGCCGAAAAATATAGGGGAGAGAGAACTTCTCTACACGATACCTTGAAATCTACTTCAAACAGACCAATAACGAGCAGAAGCACGAGCTCAAGTAGTTCTGGAGCCCAGACCTCCAGTGCCCAGAATTCACAATCAAGAAAGGAGCTCGCACAGCAAAAGGAGGCTACAAGACTATTACGTGAAATTACGTCAGATCCAGAAATTATGGATCAAGCGCTCAGCGCAGCTGTGAATCCAAATGTAGCGAGGGAATTAGCAAGACAAGCAGATACAGCTTGGAGAAACATTGAGGCATTACCAGGTGGATTCAGAGCATTATGCCGTATGCATCATAACATTCAAAAGCCATTGTGGCAGGCTGTTATTGGCCAGGACGCTCCAAATAAACCAAAGACTGGGAACAACTCCAACAATGGAATACCAATCAATGAACCATTAGATGCACAGCCTCTACCCAATCCGTGGAGGTCAGATTTTAATGCTCCAGCATCTAATTCTAGTAGATTTGGATCACTTGGGTTTAACCCTTTTGGGCCCACTAGTTCCCTCTTTAGTACGGGAAGTGGGCAGACAGCAGGGACTCTAGGTAGCACAAGCATTGCGAGTCCATTTTCATTCAACACAAACAGTTTTCAATCAGCATCCCAGATTGCAGAGAGTAGCGCGTCAAAATACTCCAAGGAGATTGCCGAAATGGCAGAGATGGGATTAACTGATCGAGATAAGTGTCTGACTGCTTTGGAGGCGGCTGAAGGTGATTTGTTCCAGGCGATTGGTATAATTCAGAGCTTGGATGAATTAGATAATGAGGAGAACAATGAAAAGTGA